The following proteins are co-located in the Syngnathus scovelli strain Florida chromosome 21, RoL_Ssco_1.2, whole genome shotgun sequence genome:
- the LOC125991623 gene encoding RNA binding protein fox-1 homolog 3 isoform X9 encodes MMMYFWGNQEAPAPPEAMAQPFPPAQYPPPPQNGMPAEFATPHTHPPTDFTGPNTVAEHALTLYTPTHTQSEQAVNDSNVPALTANTVTFCLLKDGFSGEAVWRECSPHHSYKQVDDVAQTDGSQHLHLQPSDSSEKQQPKRLHVSNIPFRFRDPDLRQMFGQFGKILDVEIIFNERGSKGFGFVTFETTADADRAREKLNGTIVEGRKIEVNNATARVMTNKKVANPYTNGWKLNPVVGAVYGPEFYAVTGFPYPTTGAAVAYRGAHLRGRGRAVYNTFRAAPPPPPIPAYGASVVYQDGFYGAEIYGGYAAYRYAQPAATAAAAYSDSYGRVYATADPYHHTIGPAATYTVGTMASLYRGGCSRFTPY; translated from the exons GGTAATCAAGAGGCCCCAGCTCCGCCTGAAGCAATGGCTCAGCCCTTTCCACCGGCCCAGTACCCGCCTCCACCACAGAACGGGATGCCCGCTGAGTTTGCCACACCCCACACTCACCCACCGACCGACTTCACAGGACCAAATACGGTCGCCGAACACGCCCTGACGCTGTACACGCCGACACACACGCAGAGTGAACAAGCTGTGAATGACAGCAACGTTCCGGCACTCACAGCCAACACAGTCACG ttTTGCTTGCTTAAAGATGGTTTCTCAGGGGAAGCTGTGTGGAGAGAATGTTCTCCTCACCACAGTTACAAG CAGGTAGATGACGTTGCGCAGACGGACGGTTCGCAGCATCTTCACCTGCAGCCAAGTGACTCTTCAGAGAAGCAGCAGCCTAAAAGATTACATGTCTCCAACATACCTTTCCGTTTCCGGGACCCTGACCTCCGACAAATGTTTGGG CAATTTGGCAAGATTTTGGATGTGGAAATTATCTTTAATGAACGAGGCTCCAAG GGCTTTGGGTTTGTAACATTTGAAACGACCGCAGATGCTGATCGCGCACGGGAGAAACTAAATGGTACAATCGTAGAGGGCCGCAAAATCGAG GTCAATAATGCCACAGCAAGAGTAATGACCAACAAAAAAGTGGCAAACCCTTACACAAACG GCTGGAAGCTGAATCCAGTGGTTGGAGCTGTCTATGGTCCTGAATTTTACGCAG TCACAGGGTTTCCTTACCCTACCACAGGAGCAGCAGTGGCCTATAGAGGGGCCCATTTGAGAGGGAGGGGCCGAGCTGTCTATAACACGTTCCGCGCCGCACCACCCCCTCCGCCCATCCCAGCCTACGGAGC CAGTGTGGTCTACCAAGATGGATTTTACGGTGCAGAAATTTAC GGTGGCTATGCAGCTTACAGATATGCCCAGCCAGCTGCTACTGCTGCAGCCGCATATAGTGACAG TTATGGGCGAGTCTATGCAACAGCAGACCCATATCACCACACGATCGGTCCTGCAGCCACCTATACGGTTGGCACTATG GCTAGCCTTTACAGAGGAGGGTGCAGTCGCTTCACTCCCTACTAG